A single genomic interval of Desulfuromonas sp. harbors:
- a CDS encoding nitrilase-related carbon-nitrogen hydrolase, whose protein sequence is MENLDRYYVALCQTDMPNPAGRDEIAGRVDKMLAMVDQAVGGYEPFFDVKLVVFPEFAHAAPIYPTAAELHDKLAVPIPNEHTARYHDKARELDIYIQTGTFLEKDARWPGHVFNTTCLIGPEGIVAKYRKVHPWVPWEVHTSPHDLSGYDDDIWPVADTPIGKIGAAICYDWLFPEAIRQLALKGAEVLVRVSAYMDPWGTAAPMDWWTLVNRTRALENAACVVACNQGASLGNYPPFSWPGGSMVVDYDGRILSQAEAGGGERIVVGPVDLAALRAERQRRRGHDMLGHLRMESYGGYRREIYPAGGGDGGAISLERNAEASRQGRRSLRGE, encoded by the coding sequence ATGGAAAACCTCGACCGCTACTACGTCGCCCTGTGCCAGACCGACATGCCCAACCCGGCCGGGAGGGACGAGATCGCCGGCCGCGTCGACAAGATGCTCGCCATGGTCGATCAGGCCGTCGGAGGCTACGAGCCCTTTTTCGACGTCAAGCTCGTCGTCTTCCCCGAGTTCGCCCATGCCGCCCCGATCTATCCCACCGCCGCGGAACTGCACGACAAGCTCGCCGTCCCCATCCCCAACGAGCACACCGCCCGCTACCACGACAAGGCCAGGGAGTTGGATATCTACATCCAGACCGGCACCTTTCTCGAGAAGGACGCGCGGTGGCCCGGCCACGTCTTCAACACCACCTGCCTTATCGGCCCCGAGGGCATCGTGGCGAAATACCGCAAGGTCCACCCCTGGGTCCCCTGGGAGGTGCATACCAGCCCCCACGACCTGAGCGGCTACGACGACGACATCTGGCCTGTCGCCGACACCCCCATCGGCAAGATCGGCGCGGCGATCTGCTACGACTGGCTCTTCCCCGAGGCGATCCGGCAGCTGGCCCTGAAGGGCGCCGAGGTGCTGGTGCGGGTCTCGGCCTACATGGACCCCTGGGGCACCGCCGCACCGATGGACTGGTGGACCCTGGTCAACCGCACCCGCGCCCTCGAGAACGCGGCCTGCGTCGTCGCCTGCAACCAGGGCGCCAGCCTCGGCAATTACCCGCCCTTCAGCTGGCCGGGGGGCAGCATGGTGGTCGATTACGACGGCCGTATCCTCTCCCAGGCCGAAGCCGGCGGGGGCGAGCGGATCGTGGTCGGCCCCGTCGATCTGGCGGCCCTGCGCGCCGAGCGGCAGCGGCGGCGGGGGCACGACATGCTGGGCCACCTGCGCATGGAGAGCTACGGCGGGTACCGGCGGGAGATCTACCCGGCCGGCGGCGGCGACGGCGGGGCGATCTCCCTGGAACGCAACGCCGAGGCCTCCCGGCAGGGGCGGCGGTCCTTGCGGGGCGAGTAG
- a CDS encoding Na/Pi cotransporter family protein — translation MTTGLFGGLALFLFGMEQMTEALKAVAGTRMKEVLGRLTTNRLSGAFTGALVTAVIQSSSVTTVLVVGFVSAGVMTLTQSVGVIMGANIGTTITAQVIAFKITKLALVFIAAGFAVDFFSRQETVRRYGTIVFGLGLIFFGMNIMGEAMGPLRNYPPFIELMQGMARPGLGIVCGALFTALVQSSSATTGIVVVMASQGFITLPAGIALALGANIGTCVTALLAALGKSRPALRAAAVHVVFNLLGALLWLGGIDQLAALATQISPQHVALQGLERLAAETPRQIANANTLFNVLNTLLFIGFAVPMTRLVTWIFPAREPDAARVIISPRFLDDELIDTPAMALNVARLEVGHLGEQVLKMMMLAQHAIHARDESLLQELEKQDDAADILYAEINAYLNRVGKQTLSEEESQDYYRISQANGYLEGIGDVLESDLAALGRKIIRENLQPSETMQLLLTDLLEGVFRGVGKAVQTVTENDQKAAQEVISLRSEINRRVTAANERQAQSLAESGEARLATLNVEFELTDKLKRIYSLSKRIARLWVPSEV, via the coding sequence ATGACCACCGGCCTGTTCGGCGGACTGGCCCTGTTCCTCTTCGGCATGGAGCAGATGACCGAGGCCCTCAAGGCGGTGGCCGGCACGCGGATGAAGGAGGTCCTCGGCCGGCTGACCACCAACCGCCTCAGCGGGGCCTTCACCGGAGCGCTGGTCACGGCGGTGATCCAGTCGTCGTCGGTGACGACGGTGCTGGTCGTCGGTTTCGTTTCCGCCGGGGTGATGACCCTCACCCAGTCGGTGGGGGTCATCATGGGGGCCAACATCGGCACCACAATCACCGCCCAGGTCATCGCCTTCAAAATCACCAAACTGGCCCTGGTTTTCATCGCCGCCGGGTTCGCCGTCGACTTCTTCTCCCGCCAGGAGACCGTCCGCCGCTACGGCACCATCGTCTTCGGACTGGGGCTGATCTTTTTCGGCATGAACATCATGGGCGAGGCGATGGGGCCGCTGCGCAACTATCCCCCCTTCATCGAACTGATGCAGGGCATGGCCCGCCCCGGCCTCGGCATCGTCTGCGGCGCCCTGTTCACGGCCCTGGTGCAGTCCTCATCGGCGACCACGGGGATCGTCGTGGTCATGGCGAGCCAGGGTTTCATCACCCTGCCCGCCGGGATCGCACTGGCCCTCGGGGCCAACATCGGCACCTGCGTGACGGCCCTGCTGGCGGCCCTCGGCAAGAGCCGGCCGGCCCTGCGCGCCGCGGCGGTCCACGTGGTATTCAATCTCCTGGGTGCGCTCCTTTGGCTGGGAGGCATCGACCAGCTCGCGGCGCTGGCGACCCAGATCTCGCCGCAGCACGTCGCCCTGCAGGGCCTGGAACGCCTGGCCGCTGAGACGCCGCGGCAGATCGCCAATGCCAACACCCTGTTCAACGTCCTCAACACCCTGCTCTTCATCGGTTTCGCCGTGCCAATGACCCGCCTGGTCACCTGGATCTTCCCCGCCCGGGAGCCCGATGCGGCAAGGGTCATCATCTCCCCCAGGTTCCTCGACGACGAGTTGATCGATACCCCTGCCATGGCCCTGAACGTGGCGCGACTCGAGGTGGGCCACCTGGGAGAGCAGGTGCTGAAGATGATGATGCTGGCCCAGCACGCCATTCATGCGAGGGATGAGTCCCTGCTGCAGGAACTCGAGAAGCAGGACGATGCCGCCGACATCCTCTACGCGGAGATCAATGCCTACCTCAACCGGGTCGGAAAGCAGACCCTTTCCGAGGAGGAGAGCCAGGACTACTATCGCATCAGCCAGGCCAACGGGTATCTGGAGGGGATCGGTGACGTCCTCGAGAGCGACCTGGCCGCCCTGGGGCGCAAGATCATCCGGGAGAACCTGCAGCCGAGTGAAACCATGCAGCTCCTGCTGACGGACCTGCTGGAGGGGGTGTTCCGGGGAGTGGGAAAGGCGGTCCAGACCGTGACGGAAAATGACCAGAAGGCCGCGCAGGAGGTCATCTCCCTGAGGAGCGAGATCAACCGGCGGGTGACGGCCGCCAACGAACGCCAGGCGCAGAGCCTGGCCGAGAGCGGGGAAGCGCGCCTGGCCACCCTCAACGTCGAGTTCGAACTGACCGACAAGCTCAAGCGGATCTACTCCCTGAGCAAGCGCATCGCCCGGCTCTGGGTCCCCAGCGAGGTCTGA
- a CDS encoding DASS family sodium-coupled anion symporter codes for MIAAVWNRLWQMSEETRGLFLFRPKDLLRNARDNNLALREGSQEHEVDIADKMDEAPAEHTQRIQTGPGGVEEGEPREYTTRQKVGLWLGPLLFVLMLSIPVPPGMEPSAQKMAAVALLMATWWMCESIPIPATSLLPIALFPLLGIMHTKAATAPYASHLIFLFMGGFIIALSMQRWNLHRRIAMNIVRAVGFSPGRLIFGFMVATGALSAFVSNTATTVMMMPIGLAIISHVVEEGKKEGLDKEIDFAPDKFAFGLNLMLGIAYAASIGGVATLIGTPPNTVLAGYLQKTYGFEITFATWMMVGVPIAAVLLPICWLWLTRVANPMKLKRVPGGRDLINQELRQMGSMNSGERWTALVFGLTALGWIFRKQLGFLFTDPKLVTDAAIAMTGAILLFLIPINMKKNEFVMNWHWASKMPWGVLILFGGGLAMAAGFKQTKLADWVGSQVGLLEGAPILVLIIAVATLIIFLTELTSNTATAAMVMPILSAVAIGLGQSPLLLVVPAAIAASCAFMLPVATPPNAIVFGSGYVTIPQMVRSGFGLNVIGIVFTVVVTYVLVIPVFDVVIDQLPAWATVLTP; via the coding sequence ATGATCGCCGCCGTATGGAACCGACTTTGGCAGATGAGTGAGGAGACCAGGGGACTTTTCCTCTTTCGTCCCAAAGACCTGCTTCGCAATGCCCGGGACAACAACCTGGCCCTGAGAGAGGGCAGCCAGGAGCATGAGGTGGATATCGCCGACAAGATGGACGAGGCGCCCGCCGAGCACACCCAGCGCATCCAGACCGGCCCCGGCGGGGTGGAGGAGGGCGAGCCCCGGGAGTACACCACCCGTCAGAAGGTCGGGTTGTGGCTCGGCCCACTGCTATTCGTGCTGATGCTAAGTATTCCGGTTCCGCCCGGCATGGAGCCCTCCGCGCAGAAGATGGCCGCCGTCGCCCTGCTGATGGCCACCTGGTGGATGTGCGAGTCGATTCCCATTCCGGCGACCAGCCTTCTGCCCATCGCCCTCTTTCCCCTGCTCGGGATCATGCATACCAAGGCGGCGACGGCCCCCTACGCCAGTCACTTGATCTTCCTCTTCATGGGGGGCTTCATCATCGCCCTGTCCATGCAGCGCTGGAATCTGCACCGCCGCATCGCCATGAACATCGTCCGGGCGGTCGGCTTCTCCCCGGGGCGGCTGATCTTCGGGTTCATGGTCGCCACCGGGGCCCTCTCCGCCTTCGTCTCCAACACCGCGACCACGGTCATGATGATGCCGATCGGCCTGGCGATCATCAGCCACGTCGTGGAGGAGGGGAAGAAGGAGGGGCTCGACAAGGAGATCGATTTCGCCCCCGACAAGTTCGCCTTCGGCCTCAACCTGATGCTCGGCATCGCCTACGCCGCCTCGATCGGGGGGGTCGCCACCCTGATCGGAACCCCGCCCAACACGGTGCTGGCCGGCTATCTGCAGAAGACCTACGGCTTCGAGATCACCTTCGCCACCTGGATGATGGTCGGCGTCCCCATTGCCGCCGTGCTGCTGCCTATCTGCTGGCTGTGGCTGACAAGGGTCGCCAACCCCATGAAGCTCAAGCGGGTTCCTGGTGGCCGCGATCTCATCAACCAGGAGCTTCGCCAGATGGGATCGATGAATTCCGGCGAGCGGTGGACCGCCCTCGTCTTCGGTCTCACCGCCCTCGGCTGGATTTTCCGCAAGCAGCTCGGTTTTCTCTTCACCGACCCGAAACTGGTCACCGACGCCGCCATCGCCATGACCGGCGCCATTCTGCTCTTTCTCATTCCCATCAACATGAAGAAGAACGAATTCGTCATGAACTGGCACTGGGCGAGCAAGATGCCCTGGGGTGTCCTGATCCTCTTCGGCGGCGGCCTGGCCATGGCCGCAGGCTTCAAGCAGACAAAGCTCGCCGACTGGGTCGGCAGCCAAGTCGGTCTGCTCGAGGGGGCTCCGATCCTGGTACTGATCATCGCGGTGGCCACCCTGATCATCTTCCTCACCGAGTTGACCAGCAATACGGCCACCGCCGCGATGGTCATGCCGATCCTCTCCGCGGTCGCCATCGGCCTCGGCCAGAGCCCTCTGCTACTCGTGGTGCCGGCCGCCATCGCCGCCTCCTGCGCGTTCATGCTGCCGGTGGCCACCCCGCCCAACGCCATTGTCTTCGGCTCGGGTTACGTGACCATTCCCCAGATGGTCAGGAGCGGCTTCGGCCTCAACGTTATCGGCATCGTTTTCACCGTGGTTGTCACCTACGTCCTGGTCATCCCGGTGTTCGACGTGGTTATCGACCAGTTGCCCGCCTGGGCCACCGTGCTGACCCCCTAG
- a CDS encoding sigma-54 dependent transcriptional regulator, which translates to MEKILIVDDEAFIRENLERILAEDGYRPFSTESGDEAVRWVSEEEVDLVLLDLNLGAASGLDVLRALKELDPGVLVIIITGYGTVESAVEALKLGAYDYIKKPFKADAIRLIVKLALETQSLRREVRQLRREGKDKAPQGAADMVGASPQLLQIYRQIREVAKHETATVLVTGESGTGKELVARAVHSLSPRKERPFVEINCGSLPFNLLETELFGHERGAFTDAKSRKIGLFEEADGGTIFLDEIGEMDLALQVKLLRVLEDRKIRRLGGTRTIDIDVRVVAATNRDLKQAIDEKAFREDLYYRLNVFPIHIPPLRERREDIPQLLDFFLKHFGKEFRKRVRDVSREALDLLMRYHWPGNVRELRNVVERICIMHDSELIKPAFLPREIWGEEPAKEYPFSFDIPPEGILLEDMVGQIEKELVSKALEITGGNVAKTARLLNVPRGTLRYKLEKYGLAEEG; encoded by the coding sequence ATGGAAAAAATCCTGATCGTTGACGACGAGGCCTTCATCCGCGAAAACCTGGAGCGGATCCTGGCCGAGGACGGGTATCGGCCTTTTTCCACCGAAAGCGGGGACGAGGCCGTCCGCTGGGTCAGCGAGGAAGAGGTGGACCTGGTTCTGCTCGACCTCAACCTCGGCGCGGCCAGCGGCCTCGACGTGCTGAGAGCCCTCAAGGAACTCGACCCCGGGGTTCTGGTCATCATCATCACCGGCTACGGCACCGTGGAGAGCGCCGTCGAGGCCCTCAAGCTCGGAGCCTACGACTACATCAAGAAGCCTTTCAAAGCCGACGCCATCCGCCTTATCGTCAAACTGGCCCTCGAAACCCAGAGCCTCCGGAGGGAGGTTCGCCAGCTGCGACGCGAAGGCAAGGACAAGGCCCCCCAGGGGGCCGCGGACATGGTCGGGGCCAGCCCTCAGTTGCTCCAGATCTACCGCCAGATCCGCGAAGTGGCCAAGCACGAGACCGCGACGGTCCTTGTCACCGGCGAGAGCGGCACCGGCAAGGAGTTGGTGGCCCGGGCCGTTCACAGCCTCTCGCCCCGCAAGGAGCGCCCCTTCGTCGAGATCAACTGCGGCTCGCTTCCCTTCAATCTGCTCGAGACCGAACTCTTCGGCCACGAGAGGGGCGCCTTCACCGATGCGAAGTCCCGCAAGATCGGCCTGTTCGAGGAGGCCGACGGCGGCACCATCTTTCTGGACGAGATCGGGGAGATGGACCTCGCCCTGCAGGTGAAGCTGCTCCGGGTCCTCGAGGACCGCAAGATCCGGCGCCTGGGGGGCACGCGTACCATCGACATCGACGTGCGCGTCGTCGCCGCCACCAACCGCGACCTGAAGCAGGCGATCGACGAAAAGGCCTTTCGCGAAGACCTTTACTATCGCCTCAATGTTTTCCCTATCCATATCCCCCCCTTGCGGGAGCGGCGGGAGGACATTCCCCAGTTGCTCGACTTTTTCCTCAAACATTTCGGCAAGGAGTTTCGCAAGCGGGTCCGGGACGTCTCCCGCGAGGCTCTCGACCTGCTCATGCGCTACCACTGGCCCGGCAACGTCCGGGAGTTGCGCAACGTGGTCGAACGGATCTGCATCATGCACGACAGCGAACTCATCAAGCCCGCCTTTCTGCCCCGGGAGATCTGGGGGGAGGAGCCGGCCAAGGAATACCCGTTCTCCTTCGACATTCCCCCCGAGGGGATTCTGCTGGAGGACATGGTCGGGCAGATCGAGAAGGAACTCGTCTCAAAGGCCCTGGAGATCACCGGCGGCAACGTGGCCAAGACGGCCCGGCTTCTCAACGTCCCGCGGGGCACCCTGCGCTACAAGCTGGAGAAGTACGGCCTCGCCGAGGAGGGGTAA
- a CDS encoding tetratricopeptide repeat protein: MLIPCAFCLVPPVFTARAQEDGGAEIARKVRGEMGLVPVPVPDLEPLEKAVRDQVGEAREMLRKSFDAMLAGRGQYGRAYLELGRLYHAYEMNGAAESCYRNAGILDPELFGWRYNLGYLLQSIGRYDEALRLFQEELVGSEYSYLLLIRMGECHRSLGRLAEARKAFEEAFALNPEGPAVLARLGEVALEQKRYREAIEFLETALSKGPSVNKLHYPLAMAYRGLGEYEKARAHLALKGIVGIQPPDPLKRQLDELVTGYQIHLLVGQRAYGAERYAEAAAEFQKAVDADPGRHGARINLASALVKERKYREAVAQLQEAVRLAPESETAHYNLGTLLAHLGEHERALDHLRLVVEKTPEDAEVQLVLADTLRDSGRLAEAFERYKVSVRLEPSQTSGWLEMSKLCSRAGQHGDAVKVLEEAHSRSPNNGVVKHALARHLAASPEPSLRDGARATDLAKSAFQSRSEYRHACTVAMALAESGRCDEAAEWQERSISIAGESGVAGPPLDLLKADLAYFLENRPCRVPLGAVSP; encoded by the coding sequence TTGCTGATCCCGTGCGCCTTCTGCCTCGTGCCGCCGGTTTTCACGGCCCGTGCCCAGGAGGACGGTGGCGCTGAAATCGCCCGGAAGGTGAGGGGCGAAATGGGCCTGGTGCCGGTCCCCGTCCCCGATCTGGAACCGCTCGAAAAGGCGGTTCGCGACCAGGTCGGCGAGGCGCGGGAGATGCTCCGGAAAAGCTTCGACGCGATGCTTGCCGGGCGCGGACAATATGGCCGCGCTTACCTGGAGCTCGGCCGGCTTTACCACGCTTACGAGATGAACGGGGCGGCGGAGTCCTGCTACCGCAATGCGGGGATTCTGGACCCTGAGCTGTTCGGGTGGAGGTACAATCTGGGCTATCTTCTCCAGTCGATCGGCCGCTACGACGAAGCGCTCCGGCTTTTCCAGGAGGAACTGGTCGGCAGCGAATATTCCTATCTCCTCCTGATTCGCATGGGAGAATGCCATCGCAGTCTCGGGCGGCTTGCCGAGGCGAGGAAGGCTTTCGAGGAGGCTTTTGCGCTGAATCCGGAGGGGCCGGCCGTTCTGGCCAGACTGGGGGAAGTGGCGCTCGAGCAAAAACGCTACCGGGAAGCCATCGAATTTCTGGAAACCGCTCTTTCCAAAGGGCCCTCGGTCAACAAGCTCCATTATCCCCTGGCCATGGCCTACCGGGGGCTGGGGGAGTACGAGAAGGCCCGCGCTCACCTCGCCCTCAAGGGGATCGTCGGTATCCAGCCCCCGGACCCCCTGAAAAGACAGCTTGACGAGCTCGTAACCGGCTACCAGATTCACCTGCTGGTCGGCCAGCGCGCCTATGGGGCGGAGCGCTATGCCGAGGCGGCCGCCGAGTTTCAAAAGGCGGTCGACGCGGATCCCGGTCGCCACGGGGCCCGGATCAATCTGGCCAGCGCCCTGGTCAAGGAGCGGAAGTACCGGGAAGCCGTCGCTCAGCTGCAGGAGGCGGTCCGGCTCGCGCCGGAGAGCGAAACGGCGCACTACAACCTCGGAACCCTTCTTGCCCATTTGGGCGAGCACGAGAGAGCCCTTGACCACCTGCGCCTCGTTGTCGAGAAGACCCCGGAAGACGCCGAAGTGCAGCTGGTTCTGGCCGACACCCTGAGGGACAGCGGCCGGTTAGCCGAGGCCTTTGAGCGCTACAAGGTTTCGGTGAGGCTCGAGCCGAGCCAGACTTCGGGGTGGCTCGAAATGAGCAAGTTGTGCTCAAGGGCCGGGCAGCACGGGGACGCGGTGAAGGTCCTGGAGGAAGCCCATTCCCGGTCGCCGAACAACGGCGTCGTCAAGCATGCCCTTGCCCGCCACCTGGCCGCTTCCCCTGAGCCGAGCCTGCGCGACGGGGCGCGGGCCACGGATCTGGCGAAAAGCGCGTTCCAGTCCCGGTCCGAGTACCGGCACGCCTGTACCGTCGCCATGGCTCTCGCCGAATCCGGCCGGTGCGATGAGGCCGCGGAGTGGCAGGAGCGCTCCATTTCCATCGCCGGAGAATCGGGTGTGGCAGGGCCGCCGCTCGACCTGCTGAAAGCCGACCTGGCTTATTTTCTTGAGAATCGCCCTTGCCGGGTTCCCCTCGGGGCGGTCTCCCCCTAG
- a CDS encoding CRTAC1 family protein, with protein sequence MKVFEDARTDLALNGPRSCPLLLAALIFLCLAGATPVAAATASPPIFEDVSEASGLDFVHFNGMTGHFYFPEMTGQGGALLDYDGDGDLDVYLLQGALLGPGDKASDALFPARDTTPRDRLFRNDLAIDKEGRRTLRFVDVTDESGLRSTGYGMGATTGDFNNDGWIDLYVTNYGPNRMLYNNGDGTFADVTAKTGTGDPQWGTSALAFDYDRDGWLDLYVANYVAFDVVKNPKCYANNSRRDYCGPSGFPAQPDRFFHNRGDGTFEEISAKVLVGYSPGPGLGVVATDVNGDGWLDFYVANDGKPNQLWLNRKGLRFEEDAMFACASVNRDGQAEASMGVDAGDFDNDGDEDLFITHLMGETSTLYVNDGTGFYEDHTGRLGLAAGSFCYTSFGTGWLDYDNDGWLDLFVLNGAVLVIEQLVRAKDPYPLHQPNQLFHNESGKRFVDLTAEAGEALALSEVSRGAVFGDIDNDGDTDVLVTNNNGPARLLLNRLGQDRKWLGLRLVDPSGKRDLLGTRVALKRKGKPTLWRRVRTDGSFCSANDSRILFGLGDSESVTGVEVVWPDGLKEVWNSVEPMTYTTLRKGTAKRP encoded by the coding sequence ATGAAAGTTTTTGAAGACGCCCGAACCGACCTCGCGCTGAATGGCCCGAGGTCCTGTCCCCTGCTGCTTGCGGCCCTGATCTTTCTTTGCCTCGCCGGGGCGACCCCCGTGGCCGCTGCTACCGCGTCCCCGCCCATCTTCGAGGACGTCAGCGAGGCGTCGGGGCTCGACTTCGTCCATTTCAACGGCATGACCGGTCACTTTTATTTTCCCGAGATGACCGGGCAGGGCGGGGCCTTGCTCGATTACGACGGCGACGGCGACCTCGACGTGTACCTTCTTCAGGGGGCACTGCTGGGGCCGGGGGACAAGGCGTCCGACGCCCTCTTCCCCGCGCGGGACACCACGCCCCGGGACCGACTCTTCCGTAACGACCTCGCTATCGACAAGGAGGGCCGGCGCACCTTGCGCTTCGTCGACGTGACCGACGAGAGCGGTCTGCGGAGCACCGGTTACGGCATGGGTGCGACCACCGGGGATTTCAACAACGACGGCTGGATCGACCTGTATGTCACGAACTACGGTCCCAACCGGATGCTCTACAACAACGGGGACGGCACCTTTGCCGACGTGACGGCCAAGACCGGAACCGGCGATCCCCAGTGGGGAACGAGCGCTCTCGCCTTCGATTACGATCGGGATGGCTGGCTCGATCTCTACGTGGCCAACTACGTCGCCTTCGACGTGGTCAAAAACCCCAAGTGCTACGCCAACAACAGCCGCCGCGACTACTGTGGCCCGTCCGGCTTTCCGGCTCAGCCGGACCGCTTCTTCCACAATCGCGGCGACGGCACTTTCGAGGAGATATCCGCAAAAGTCCTGGTCGGCTACTCCCCGGGGCCCGGCCTCGGCGTGGTGGCCACCGACGTCAACGGGGACGGTTGGCTCGATTTCTACGTCGCCAACGACGGCAAACCGAACCAGCTCTGGCTGAACCGGAAGGGCCTCCGCTTCGAGGAGGACGCCATGTTCGCCTGCGCTTCCGTGAACCGGGACGGGCAGGCCGAGGCCAGCATGGGCGTGGACGCGGGGGATTTCGACAACGACGGCGACGAGGACCTGTTCATTACCCACCTCATGGGAGAGACGAGCACCCTCTACGTCAACGACGGCACCGGCTTTTACGAAGACCACACCGGCCGACTCGGCCTGGCCGCCGGGAGTTTCTGCTATACCTCCTTCGGCACGGGGTGGCTGGACTACGACAACGACGGCTGGCTCGACCTCTTCGTGCTCAACGGCGCGGTGCTTGTCATCGAGCAGCTGGTCCGGGCGAAAGACCCCTATCCCCTCCACCAGCCCAACCAACTCTTCCACAACGAGAGCGGCAAGCGGTTCGTCGACCTCACGGCAGAGGCCGGAGAAGCTCTGGCCCTTTCGGAAGTAAGCCGCGGCGCGGTTTTCGGCGACATCGACAACGACGGCGATACCGATGTGCTCGTCACCAACAACAACGGGCCGGCGCGCCTGCTGCTGAACAGGCTGGGCCAGGACCGCAAATGGCTCGGCCTGCGCCTGGTCGATCCTTCCGGCAAACGGGACCTGCTGGGCACGCGCGTCGCACTGAAGCGAAAAGGGAAGCCGACCCTCTGGCGGCGGGTTCGGACCGACGGCAGTTTCTGCTCGGCCAACGATTCGAGAATCCTGTTCGGCTTGGGGGATTCGGAATCGGTGACCGGCGTCGAGGTGGTCTGGCCCGACGGCCTCAAGGAAGTTTGGAATAGCGTAGAACCGATGACATACACGACCCTCAGGAAAGGAACCGCGAAGCGACCATGA